The Syntrophorhabdus sp. genome contains the following window.
TCAGAGAGGGAGATATTCAGTCACCGGTACGAATCGCCCTACTTCTTCTCCGCCCAGGTCTTTAAGGAAAAGACCTTCGAAATGGAGTTCATCGAACTGGAGAAGGTCTACCGCCAGACAGAGCAGGATTTCATCGAACTCCTGAACGCCATACGCAACCGCACCTGCACGGACGGCGACATAGATCGGCTGAACAGGAACCACAGGCCCGATGCCGCGGCTCCGACGGACGGGTTCTGCATAACGCTGACAAGCACCAACGACCTCGCCGCTGCGCGCAATCTCACCATGCTCGAAGCCCTCCCCGACCGCGCCTTCACCCTTGCCGGGAAGAGGAGCGGCGTTTTCGACCGTGCTTCCCTGCCCGCCGAGGAGACGCTCACCCTGAAGCCCGGTGCCCAGGTCATGCTCGTCAACAACGACAAGTACGGCCGCTGGGTGAACGGCTCCCTGGGTATCGTCAAGGGGCTCGCCAGGATGGACGGAGAGGACGACAGGGTGCTTGTCCGGCTCGACGACGGGAAAGTCGTGGAGGTCACCCCCAACATGTGGGAGCTCTTCGAGTATCAATACGACAGGAAGACGAAGAAGATCTCCACGAGGACCACGGGCACTTTCACCCAGTATCCCGTACGACTCGCCTGGGCCGTGACCATCCACAAGAGCCAGGGCAAAACCTTCGACCGCGTCGTCATAGACATGGGTCGTGGCGCCTTCGCGCATGGCCAGGTCTACGTTGCCTTGAGCCGCTGCACCAGCTTCGACGGCATTTTCCTCACAAAGAGGATAAGCAAGGGACACATCCGTATGGACTGGCGGGTAGCGAAGTTTCTCACCATGTTCCAGTACCGCAAGGCCGACGAGCGCGCGAGCTACGACGAGCGAAGCGCCATCATCCTGGACGCCATCAAACGCGACCTCAGCATCGAGATCGTTTACCTCAAGCCCAACGACACCAAATCCCGCCGCACCATCCACCCCCTGTCGATAGAACCCATGGAATTCAAGGGCAAACCCTTCGAAGGCCTTCGCGCGTACTGCCACCTCCGCAAGGAAGAACGAACCTTCCGCATAGACAGGATACTGGAGATAAACTACGTAGCCTAAAGGCGGTTCAAGAGTTCAAAGGTTCAAGAGTTCAAGAGTAACAATGCCTCGTCCTCGTATGGACAGCGACAGGCACAGGGATTCTGGTGTCTTCTGGGCTTGACAGGTCCATTCTTGGGCGCAGAAAGTAATACCAACTGAAAACGCGCTATCACCGGAGGACAATATGGCAAAACAGCATTTCGAAGATCTACAGATCTGGCAGGAAGCCAGGAGACTTACAAAGCGTATATACGACTTGACCAAGGGCCGAGCTTTCTCGAGAGATTTCGGTCTTGTCGATCAGATCAGAAGAGCCTGCATATCAATGAGTTCCAATATTGCAGAGGGTTACGAACGAGGAGGTAACAGGGAATTCCTTCAGTTCCTGTCGGTGGCCAAAGGATCCTCAGGAGAAGCCCGATCACAATTATACCTGGCCTTCGATCAGGGGTACATTGAGAGGGAGGAACTCCAAGAACTCGCGGGTGAATTCAGGAAACTAGCCGCCATGATAAGCAGCTTCATCCGGCACCTGAAAACATCCACCTGCAGAGGAGCTAAGTACAACAGCGCAGACCCCTGAGCAATGCGTTCGAGAAAAGTATGCATTCCCCTTGAACCCTTGAACTCTTGAACCTCGATCGGGCCTTCAGGTCCGATCGAGTATTTCCCGTATTGTCTGCAGCAGTTTGATCGGTGAGAGGGGTTTGGGGAGAAAGTTGACCTCTTCGTCGGCTATACCCTTGTCGAGGCGGGTATCGCGGGTATGGCCGCTTATGAAGAGAGCCTTCACGTCGGGAGAGATCTTCCTTATTTCTTCGTAGGCCTCTCTTCCGTTCTTCCCCGGCATCACGGAATCGAGGATCACGAGATCGATCCCCCCGTTGTTCCTGAAAACATCGACAGCCTGCTCACCATCGGCCGCCGCCAGCGTGTGGTATCCATGTTTCGTGAGGATCTTCTTTATGAGGGTCATGACCGCCTCATTGTCCTCGGCGATGAGGATGGTCTCGCTGCCCCCCTTCACATCCACGATATCGGGCTGCTCCTCTTTTGCCGCAGGCTCGGCCAGGGGGAAGAAAATGCGGAAGGTGGCGCCTCTACCGGGTTCGCTGTAAACATTGATA
Protein-coding sequences here:
- a CDS encoding AAA family ATPase; the encoded protein is MRRSFIEVNAEFQKALMVMEDTSRHVFITGKAGTGKSTLLEYFRQNTRKEVAVLAPTGVAALNVQGQTIHSFFGFKPSITPEKVRKISGPDAKIYKEFDTIIIDEISMVRADLLDCVEKFMRLNGPYRKQWFGGVQMIFVGDLYQLPPVVAASEREIFSHRYESPYFFSAQVFKEKTFEMEFIELEKVYRQTEQDFIELLNAIRNRTCTDGDIDRLNRNHRPDAAAPTDGFCITLTSTNDLAAARNLTMLEALPDRAFTLAGKRSGVFDRASLPAEETLTLKPGAQVMLVNNDKYGRWVNGSLGIVKGLARMDGEDDRVLVRLDDGKVVEVTPNMWELFEYQYDRKTKKISTRTTGTFTQYPVRLAWAVTIHKSQGKTFDRVVIDMGRGAFAHGQVYVALSRCTSFDGIFLTKRISKGHIRMDWRVAKFLTMFQYRKADERASYDERSAIILDAIKRDLSIEIVYLKPNDTKSRRTIHPLSIEPMEFKGKPFEGLRAYCHLRKEERTFRIDRILEINYVA
- a CDS encoding four helix bundle protein, with translation MAKQHFEDLQIWQEARRLTKRIYDLTKGRAFSRDFGLVDQIRRACISMSSNIAEGYERGGNREFLQFLSVAKGSSGEARSQLYLAFDQGYIEREELQELAGEFRKLAAMISSFIRHLKTSTCRGAKYNSADP